The following proteins are encoded in a genomic region of Chiroxiphia lanceolata isolate bChiLan1 chromosome 18, bChiLan1.pri, whole genome shotgun sequence:
- the GGT5 gene encoding glutathione hydrolase 5 proenzyme produces MSTGKICCLVLLTLGVLAVAVTLVVILTQPRCGPQRYLHGAVAADTETCSNIGRDILKSGGTAVDAAIAGLICTSVMNPQSSGLGGGVIFTIYNASTGTVEVINARETVPRVFPHNLLSGCGPGFPIGAPWIGVPGELRGYEEAHKRYGRLPWKDLFEPTIKLLSEPLVISPVVDKIINHPNFSMPGKNLCPLLCHGQRFLKRGEIFRWPALLQTLQTVAEHGAAAFYEGQIGKALVEDVRKAGSSLSLEDLRTYRAEVSSALNITLNNHTTVFAPGPPMGGAVLMFILKVLEEYKLHEASLATPEEKVETYHHIAEALKFGNMLRPHMSDPAFSRAQVTVGTMLSDSFVELVRQRIDARGDHPLSHYNLLESIYNGKYRSMGTSHISVLAADGSAVSATSTINYPFGSFVYSNQTGIILNNELADFCTANRSINPGEKPTSAMVPSILISKTGDMLVIGGAGGGWIISATTMAIINKLWFGYDLERAISAPVMHTLGDSVVFEGHFSEEVRSGLLRRGHNEKKDKFVMNVVQGISKEGKCISAYSDKRKLGKSAGY; encoded by the exons ATGTCCACGGGGAAGATCtgctgcctggtgctgctgacCCTGGGGGTGCTGGCGGTGGCCGTGACACTCGTGGTCATCCTGACCCAGCCCCGGTGCGGTCCCCAGCGCTACCTGCACGGTGCCGTGGCTGCCGACACCGAGACCTGCTCTAACATCGGCCG GGACATCCTGAAAAGTGGAGGCACAGCTGTGGATGCTGCCATTGCTGGCTTGATCTGCACCTCGGTGATGAATCCTCAGAGTTCGGGCCTGGGTGGTGGAGTCATATTTACCATCTATAATGCCAGCACAG GAACAGTCGAGGTGATCAATGCCCGTGAGACAGTCCCACGAGTGTTTCCTCACAATTTACTGTCTGGCTGTGGCCCTGGTTTCCCCATTG GTGCCCCCTGGATTGGTGTGCCAGGAGAACTCCGTGGGTATGAGGAAGCCCACAAGCGATATGGCCGCTTACCGTGGAAAGACCTCTTTGAACCAACCATCAAGCTCCTTTCAGAGCCACTTGTCATTTCCCCAGTTGTGGACAAAATAATCAATCACCCAAACTTCTCCATGCCAGGAAAAAACCTGTG CCCACTGCTGTGTCATGGTCAAAGGTTCCTGAAGAGGGGAGAGATCTTCAGGTGGCCAGCGCTGCTGCAAACACTGCAAACTGTGGCAGAACATGGAGCCGCAGCATTTTATGAGGGACAGATAGGAAAGGCACTGGTGGAGGATGTCAGGAAGGCTG GGTCCAGTCTCTCACTGGAGGACCTTCGGACGTACCGAGCAGAGGTGTCCTCAGCTCTGAACATCACCCTCAACAACCACACCACAGTGTTTGCTCCGGGACCGCCCATGGGAGGTGCAGTGCTCATGTTCATCCTCAAGGTATTGGAAG AGTATAAACTCCATGAAGCATCACTGGCAACACCTGAGGAGAAGGTAGAAACCTACCATCACATTGCAGAGGCTCTGAAGTTTGGCAACATGCTAAGACCCCACATGAGTGACCCAGCCTTCTCTAGAGCTCAG GTGACTGTGGGGACCATGCTGTCTGACAGCTTTGTTGAGCTTGTCAGGCAGCGAATAGATGCTCGTGGTGACCACCCACTCAGCCATTACAACTTGTTGGAGTCCATCTACAACGGCAAATACAGAAGCATGGGCACAAGCCACATCTCTGTGCTCGCTGCAGATGGCAGTGCCGTGTCCGCCACCAGCACCATCAACTACCC GTTTGGCTCCTTTGTGTATTCTAACCAAACCGGGATCATTTTAAACAATGAACTTGCTGATTTCTGCACAGCAAACAGAAGCATTAACCCAG GAGAGAAGCCTACCTCAGCAATGGTGCCTTCCATCCTCATCTCCAAGACAGGAGACATGCTGGTGATCGGGGGAGCAGGTGGGGGCTGGATTATCAGTGCTACTACCATG GCAATTATAAACAAGCTGTGGTTTGGCTACGACTTGGAACGCGCCATTTCAGCTCCCGTCATGCACACTTTGGGTGACAGTGTCGTCTTTGAGGGGCATTTCAGTGAG GAAGTTAGGAGTGGCCTGCTGAGAAGAGGACATAAcgaaaagaaagataaatttgtAATGAATGTTGTGCAGGGAATTTccaaggaaggaaaatgcaTCTCTGCTTACTCTGATAAAAGGAAGCTGGGGAAGTCGGCTGGATATTAG